A stretch of DNA from Dokdonia sp. PRO95:
CATTGTGCTGCTTCTGCATAATCTGCTGTAAAGTAATAAGAGTCTCCTAGTTTTGAAAAAACTTCTGGAGAGGTAAACCCTCTATTTGCAACTCTTGAGTATAAATCACGTGCATTTACGTATGCAAATTCCTCAAATTTTTCTCCTGCAACTTTAACCTTACCTTCTTGAGCATACCCGAGGGTACCACTAAAAATGAAGGATAAAATAATTATATAGTGGAATACTTGTTTCATAAATATGTGTTTTAAAAATCTTCTACTAAATAAAGAATTAAAAGAAACGTGGAGATATTAATTTTTTAGGCTGCTTAAATACTTCAAACCTTAAGAAAACTTCATAACTACCATTATTAAACTGTTGTAGCTCTGTGGTCTCCCTATCATAAGCAAAACCAATCATTAAGCTATCTGTAATCTGAAAGCCTACAAGGCCACTTAATGCAGCACTCCATCTGTAAGCAAGTCCAAGAGTTAACTTATCATAAAGCAATGCATTAGCCGTTACGTCCACTTGTAGTGGTGCTCCTTGAACAGCTTTTACAAGTCCTGCTGGCTTAAATTTGAAGTCTTGAGTGATGTCAAATACATATCCAGTAGTTAGGTAGTAATTGATTCTCTCGCGAGCTAGAAATGTAGAGTTTGTACTATTTGAGTTGTCACTAGCATCAAAATGCTCTGTGCGCAATAAATTAGGAGCACTCAACCCTAAGTAATATTTATCAGTATAGTAAAACATACCAAGTCCTATTTGCGGAGAAAACTTGTTGTCAATATTATTTTGAGCCGTAGCTAGATTGTCCCCATTTTGAAATGGGTTTGCCTGACTGTAATTAATATCAAGTAAATGCACACCACCTTTTAATCCAAAAGCTAGCTTTCCCTCATCACTGGTAGGTATCGTATAGCTAAAATCTACATCTATGTAAGTCTCATTACTTATAAATATTTCATCATTAGTAATATTTAAACCTAGTCCTACACGTTTTGACTCTCCTACTGGAGAATGTATGGAAACCGTTTGCGTTCTAGGAGCTCCATCTAGACCTACCCACTGACTACGATGTAATCCTAATACACTTAGACCTCCCCTTGCGCCGGCATAGGCTGGGTTTATACTTAATGTATTATACATGTACTGCGTGTACTGAGCATCTTGTTGTGCTACTGCAGTTTCAGTTGTAAGACCTAAAACGACTACTGCCAGGGCTACTATGGCGATGTATGTTCTTTTCATAGGTGTGTATTTAAATTTGGTACACTTTCTTTTTTTGCTTTCGCGAAAGCGTACCAAATATTATTGTTTTATTATCTATTAATATATAATGGTCCTGCTAGTTGCTTGAGTGAACCAGCATCGTTTGTATAGTCAAGTACGTAGTAATAGGTACCTACAGGTAATAACCTGTCTTGATCTACAACTACACGTCCATTAGACTCTCCTCTGAAGAAGACGTTATCTTGTCCATATCCGTCTGCATCCCAAACAAGCACTCCCCATCTGTTGTAGATACGTAACTTATTATTAGGATACTGCTCGATACCTCTTATTACAAAGACATCGTTAAGGCCATCACCATTAGGAGTCATAATATCAAATACTTCTAATCCATCTGTTGCATCTGGATTACCATTATTTACTTCTAGGAAGTCTGGAATACCATTATCATTCTCGTCACCTAGTTCTTCACCGTTTAGAATACCATCACCGTCACAATCTCCATCAAGGAATTCTTGACTAGCAGCGAGTGTCTGGCTACTTACTTCTAAACTACAAGAGTTATTAGGGTCTGTACCATCTAATCCTTCTCTACCATCAGAAACTCCGTCACCATCTGTATCAGGATTAGTAGGATCTGTAGTGTTACCGTTAGGATCTGAAGGAGTAAGCGGATTATCTATTCCAGTAATCTCTTCCTCATTAGTTAACCCATCGTTGTCACAATCTGCATTGTTAAACTCTGCTGTTGTTGTTACAGTCTGGCTATCTGCTACTAAATCACAAACATCAAATGGATCTGTACCATCTGCTATTTCGTCTGCATTAGTTACACCATCGCCATCACAATCAAGGCTAGCAAAATCAGTATCCATAGGTAGTGTAACACTATCTATTAAGAAATCACATGGACTGTTAGGGTCTGTTTTATCTTCTGCTTCATCACCATCAGAAACTCCGTCACCATCTGTATCAGGGTTAGTAGGATCTGTTGTATTACCATTAGGATCTGCAGGAGTATCAGGATCATCTGTTCCAGTGATTTCTTCTGCATTAGTTAATCCATCCAGGTCACAATCAAGATCATTCCACATCTGAGAAGGATCTACAGATTGACTACTTACCTGTAAATCGCAAGGATCATTAGGATCTGTCATATCTCCAGCTTCATCACCATCTGTTACACCGTCACCATCTGTATCTGGATTTTGTGGATCTGTTGTGTTACCATTTGGATCATTTGGAGTTGAAGGATCATCGATTCCTGTAGTCTCCTCATTGTTAGTAAGACCATCCATATCACAATCAATACTATTCCATTCATTTGTAACGATAGTTAAATCTTGATCCATAGCATTATAAGAACAAGGATCGTTAGGATCAGTACCACCATTTACTTCATCATCATTTGAAACACCATCACCATCACAATCTCCAAGTCCTTGTCCATTACATTCGTCAAAAGAAACAGAAACCTCTGCTGGATCACTTAGATTCCCATCATTATCCATTACTGTATAAGCGATAGGTGCTGGATCTTCTACAGATAATCCTGTACAAGTAGCATCTGGAATGCCCGCAGCAGTACAAGGTGTAAAAGTAATTGCACCTGTTACTGGGTCTACACTCCAAACTCCTACTCCAGGTTCAACTAGGTCATCACCAGGATTTGTTGTACCAACAATCTGTACCGTCGATGGATCTACAACATCCCCATTAACATCATTTGCAAGTACATCTATCACTACTGGAAGACCAGTTGTATTATCTGCACTTACATCGGCAGTTGCAACAGGAACGTAATCCACGGTTACGGTAGCTATATTTGATGGGTTACCATCATTATCGTCTATCGTATAACTAGCAGGCGAAGTTGGATCCTCATTAAATCCAGCTATTGGAATAAAGCTTATTGTTCCAGTAATTGGATTCACCTGCCAAGAACCTTCTCCTGGTACTGTGTAACCAGTTACGTCTCCATTAGCATCAATAGCAACGTCTAGCGCTCCAACTGGAACTACTAAGCTCACGCTAGTTACATCTAAGGTACCATCAGGATCTGCATCTACTCCATTGCCATTATCAGCCGTTGGATCTACACTTACCGTTGCACCAGGTGTATTTGCTAAACTCTCATCATCTTGTGCTACTGGTGGCTCTGCATCATACATCACAGATACCGTAGCTGCGTTAGATACATTACCATCATTATCATTTATTGTATAAGTAATGTCTTGTGGATCTTGGGTAGATACTCCAACACAACTAGCATCAGGAATTCCAGCTGCACTACAAGGTGTAAAAGTAATCGCTCCACTTACTGGATCAACACTCCAAACTCCTACTCCAGGCTCTACTAAATCATCTCCAGGATTGGCAGTTCCCACGATTTGAACCGTCGTCAAATCTAAAGTACCATCAGGATCCATATCATTACCTGCAACATTAACAATCACTGGATCACCAGTCATATTATTGTTACTAGCATCATCCATCGCAACTGGTGGTTCTGGAACAAAACTCACACTTACACTTGCTGGATCTGAAACATTACCTTCGTCATCCGCAACCACATACTCAATATCGGTAGGGTCTGCTGTGAAAATCTCAGGACAATCAGGTAAGNNNNNNNNNNNNNNNNNNNNNNNNNNNNNNNNNNNNNNNNNNNNNNNNNNNNNNNNNNNNNNNNNNNNNNNNNNNNNNNNNNNNNNNNNNNNNNNNNNNNTAGCTACAGGTGTACTCGGAGCACTTACATCATTTTGTGCTACTGGTGGAACAGCATAAGCTGCACTTACTTTTGTAGGAGTTGTCGCATTACCTTCATTATCTGATACTATATAAGAGATGTCCATTGGACTACCTTCAAATACTCCTGTACAACTAGCATCAGGAACTCCGGCTCCAGTACACGGTGCGAACGTAATCGCTCCGCTTGAAGGATTAACAGTCCATACTCCTACTCCAGGCTCTACCAAACTTGTCACAGGAACTCCCGGATTTGCTGGGTCTATTATCATTACTGTAGTAGGATCTACAAGATCCCCATCAACATCATTTGCTAATACATCAATTACAGCATCCATGCCTGGCATAACGTCAGTAATCTCATCTACTGTTGCAACAGGCACATAATCAATTGTTACTGTAGCCTGATTAGAAGTATTACCCGCATTATCATCTATTGTATAAGTGGCAGGAGATGTTGGATCATCATTAAAACCAGCTACTGGTGCAAAACTAATCTCACCGTTTACAGGATTAACTTCCCAAACTCCTTCACCAGGAACTGTGTACCCAATAATATCGCCATCTGCATCCGTTTGTACCATCGTAGCTCCAGCTGGAACTACTAAGCTCACGCTCGTAACATCTAATGTACCGTCTGCATCATCATCTATTCCAAAACCATTATCGGCGGTTGGATCTAAACTTACTGTAGCTCCTGGAGTACTCGGAGCACTTACATCATTTTGTACCACTGGTGGAACACTAGGAACTGCTCCTTGATTATTTGCATCTGTTGATAAATCTTGATTATTGGCAGTATTCGGATCATCTTGATCTGCTTGTACAGTAGCACCATTTGAGAAGGCTCCCTCACTATCAATTGTTGCTTCAACTGTTATTGTCACATTATTGGCAACTCCAGCAGCAATACTTGCTATAGTACAAGGCAATGCAGTACAACCATCCGAAACATTTGTAATTGTCAAATTTTCAGGAATATCTGTAACTACAACATTAGTTGCTTCATCTGGACCTGCATTACTTACTGTTAATGTATAAGTCACTGTACCCCCCACTACGTAAGGACTACTATCAACCAATACTTTATCAATACTCACATCAGCCTGCGCAATACTAAGCGTGGCTGAACGTGTTTCTGTAAAACACACATTATCATCGTGTGTAATGACAACAAAATATTCTGTACCACCTAAACCTGTTACATCATTTACTATTAATGAATCCGTATTTTCCCCACTATAATTAGTATCTCCTGCAGTAATAAGAGTTCCAGATGTATCTGGATCACCTA
This window harbors:
- a CDS encoding type IX secretion system membrane protein PorP/SprF, which codes for MKRTYIAIVALAVVVLGLTTETAVAQQDAQYTQYMYNTLSINPAYAGARGGLSVLGLHRSQWVGLDGAPRTQTVSIHSPVGESKRVGLGLNITNDEIFISNETYIDVDFSYTIPTSDEGKLAFGLKGGVHLLDINYSQANPFQNGDNLATAQNNIDNKFSPQIGLGMFYYTDKYYLGLSAPNLLRTEHFDASDNSNSTNSTFLARERINYYLTTGYVFDITQDFKFKPAGLVKAVQGAPLQVDVTANALLYDKLTLGLAYRWSAALSGLVGFQITDSLMIGFAYDRETTELQQFNNGSYEVFLRFEVFKQPKKLISPRFF
- a CDS encoding gliding motility-associated C-terminal domain-containing protein; amino-acid sequence: LPDCPEIFTADPTDIEYVVADDEGNVSDPASVSVSFVPEPPVAMDDASNNNMTGDPVIVNVAGNDMDPDGTLDLTTVQIVGTANPGDDLVEPGVGVWSVDPVSGAITFTPCSAAGIPDASCVGVSTQDPQDITYTINDNDGNVSNAATVSVMYDAEPPVAQDDESLANTPGATVSVDPTADNGNGVDADPDGTLDVTSVSLVVPVGALDVAIDANGDVTGYTVPGEGSWQVNPITGTISFIPIAGFNEDPTSPASYTIDDNDGNPSNIATVTVDYVPVATADVSADNTTGLPVVIDVLANDVNGDVVDPSTVQIVGTTNPGDDLVEPGVGVWSVDPVTGAITFTPCTAAGIPDATCTGLSVEDPAPIAYTVMDNDGNLSDPAEVSVSFDECNGQGLGDCDGDGVSNDDEVNGGTDPNDPCSYNAMDQDLTIVTNEWNSIDCDMDGLTNNEETTGIDDPSTPNDPNGNTTDPQNPDTDGDGVTDGDEAGDMTDPNDPCDLQVSSQSVDPSQMWNDLDCDLDGLTNAEEITGTDDPDTPADPNGNTTDPTNPDTDGDGVSDGDEAEDKTDPNSPCDFLIDSVTLPMDTDFASLDCDGDGVTNADEIADGTDPFDVCDLVADSQTVTTTAEFNNADCDNDGLTNEEEITGIDNPLTPSDPNGNTTDPTNPDTDGDGVSDGREGLDGTDPNNSCSLEVSSQTLAASQEFLDGDCDGDGILNGEELGDENDNGIPDFLEVNNGNPDATDGLEVFDIMTPNGDGLNDVFVIRGIEQYPNNKLRIYNRWGVLVWDADGYGQDNVFFRGESNGRVVVDQDRLLPVGTYYYVLDYTNDAGSLKQLAGPLYINR